One genomic segment of Rhinolophus sinicus isolate RSC01 linkage group LG11, ASM3656204v1, whole genome shotgun sequence includes these proteins:
- the TFEC gene encoding transcription factor EC isoform X4, translating into MMKEKEKTIAIVKVIDTSKLKLLSGSILDVYSGEQEISPVNMGLTSASCPSALPTKQEITETDTRALAKERQKKDNHNLIERRRRYNINYRIKELGTLIPKSNDPDMRWNKGTILKASVEYIKWLQKEQQRARELEHRQKKLEQANRRLRLRIQELEIQARAHGLPTLASLGTADLGAHVTKPQTHLEQNSVDYCQQLTLSQGTSPELCDEAMAFSDPLSHFTDLSFSAALKEEQRLDDMLLNDTISPFGTDPLLSATSPAVSKESSRRSSFSSDDGDEL; encoded by the exons TTATCTGGAAGTATTTTGGATGTGTATAGTGGTGAGCAGGAAATTTCACCAGTTAACATGGGCCTTACAAGTGCTTCCTGTCCAAGTGCTCTACcaacaaaacaagaaattacAG AAACTGATACTCGAGCTTTggcaaaagagagacagaaaaaggacaaCCACAACCTCA ttgaAAGAAGAAGAAGGTATAACATTAATTACCGAATCAAGGAGCTTGGGACTCTTATTCCAAAGTCTAATGATCC TGATATGCGCTGGAACAAAGGAACAATTCTAAAAGCATCAGTGGAGTACATCAAGTGGCTACAAAAAGAACAACAGAGAGCCCGAGAATTAGAACACAGACAGAAGAAATTAGAGCAGGCTAACAGGCGGCTTCGACTCCGGATTCAG GAACTAGAAATACAGGCTCGTGCTCATGGTCTGCCAACATTAGCTTCACTTGGCACGGCTGATTTAGGTGCGCATGTCACCAAACCACAGACCCATCTTGAGCAGAATTCAGTGGACTATTGCCAACAACTGACTCTGTCTCAGGGAACAAGCCCTGAGCTCTGTGATGAAGCGATGGCCTTCTCTGATCCTTTGTCACACTTCACAGATTTATCATTTAGTGCTGCTTTGAAAGAGGAACAAAGATTGGATGACATGCTACTGAATGACACAATATCTCCTTTTGGAACAGATCCTCTGCTATCTGCTACTTCCCCTGCAGTTTCCAAAGAGAGCAGTAGGAGAAGTAGTTTTAGCTCAGATGATGGTGAtgagttataa